In Pelomicrobium methylotrophicum, a single window of DNA contains:
- a CDS encoding SIR2 family NAD-dependent protein deacylase, giving the protein MTVDPRLVRRAVELIAKADGLIITAGAGMGVDSGLPDFRGPEGFWGAYPALGRAKIRFEDIAHPQAFEDDPTLAWGFYGHRLNLYRATEPHEGFHLLWEMAARLPYGAFVFTSNVDGQFQKAGYPESRIVECHGSIHYLQCLDACTAAIWPADGFEPQVDEKRCRLTSPLPRCPRCGGLARPNVLMFGDGGWIDGRTGAQGARLAEWLKRVARPVVIEIGAGSAIPSVRRFGEAQGCPMIRINPNEWQVRRPMDVGLPLGALEAIKTIVSAL; this is encoded by the coding sequence TTGACGGTTGACCCGCGCCTTGTACGAAGAGCGGTCGAACTGATCGCGAAAGCCGATGGGCTGATCATCACCGCCGGCGCCGGCATGGGGGTGGACTCGGGCCTGCCGGACTTCCGCGGGCCGGAAGGTTTCTGGGGCGCTTATCCTGCGCTCGGCCGCGCGAAAATCCGCTTCGAGGACATCGCCCATCCGCAGGCCTTCGAGGACGATCCCACGCTCGCCTGGGGTTTCTACGGTCATCGGCTCAATCTCTACCGCGCCACCGAACCCCACGAGGGCTTCCATCTTCTCTGGGAGATGGCCGCCCGGCTGCCGTATGGGGCCTTCGTCTTCACCAGCAACGTCGACGGGCAGTTCCAGAAAGCGGGCTATCCCGAATCGCGCATCGTCGAGTGCCACGGCTCCATTCATTATCTGCAATGCCTCGACGCGTGCACCGCAGCGATCTGGCCGGCGGATGGGTTTGAACCCCAGGTCGACGAGAAACGTTGCCGGCTGACCTCGCCCCTGCCGCGTTGTCCTCGCTGCGGCGGGCTTGCCCGGCCCAACGTGCTCATGTTCGGCGATGGGGGGTGGATCGACGGGCGCACGGGGGCTCAAGGGGCGCGGCTCGCTGAATGGCTCAAGCGCGTGGCGCGCCCGGTCGTGATCGAAATCGGAGCCGGGTCAGCCATTCCTTCCGTCCGGCGCTTTGGCGAAGCGCAGGGCTGCCCGATGATCCGGATCAATCCCAACGAATGGCAGGTTCGCAGGCCCATGGACGTCGGCTTGCCACTGGGCGCTCTCGAAGCGATCAAGACGATCGTGTCCGCCCTTTAG
- a CDS encoding alpha/beta fold hydrolase codes for MPEALSDGIRISFDDHGRGEPALLFMPGWCGSRRVFDELARRCAQWRRTLAIDWRGHGRSAKPASISPPIASEANLPASSLPKLH; via the coding sequence ATGCCAGAAGCTTTGTCCGACGGGATACGAATCAGCTTCGATGACCATGGCCGCGGAGAGCCGGCGCTCCTTTTCATGCCCGGCTGGTGCGGCAGTCGCAGGGTTTTTGATGAACTCGCCCGGCGCTGTGCCCAATGGAGGCGCACACTTGCTATCGACTGGCGCGGGCATGGGCGCTCGGCGAAGCCCGCCAGCATTTCGCCGCCGATCGCATCGGAGGCGAACTTGCCCGCCAGTTCCCTGCCAAAGCTCCACTGA
- a CDS encoding transposase, which yields MALFCTWLTERKTESLLAYYEGLSDEQKANIEAVAMDLWPAYISATEAHIPQAREKIAFDKFHVAKSLGEAVDKVRKQEHCALLAVGEDCLKGSQYDWLTNPDNMTRSQRNRFCALRDSSLKTARAPGPSRNSPWVCGTTRAAPGRPKAGRAGCPGRCAAALRR from the coding sequence GTGGCGTTGTTCTGCACGTGGCTGACCGAGCGCAAGACGGAAAGCCTGTTGGCCTACTATGAGGGGTTGAGCGACGAGCAGAAGGCCAACATCGAGGCGGTGGCGATGGATCTGTGGCCGGCCTATATCAGCGCCACCGAGGCGCACATCCCGCAGGCCAGGGAGAAAATCGCCTTCGACAAGTTTCATGTGGCCAAGTCCCTGGGCGAGGCGGTGGACAAGGTGCGCAAACAGGAACATTGCGCGCTGCTGGCTGTGGGGGAGGACTGTCTCAAGGGCAGCCAATATGACTGGCTCACCAACCCGGACAACATGACCCGCAGCCAACGAAACCGCTTCTGTGCCCTGCGGGATAGCAGCCTGAAGACGGCGCGCGCGCCTGGGCCATCAAGGAATTCGCCATGGGTCTGTGGCACTACACGAGCCGCACCTGGGCGGCCAAAGGCTGGGCGCGCTGGCTGTCCTGGGCGGTGCGCAGCCGCCTTGCGCCGGTGA
- a CDS encoding transposase family protein: protein MRAPSPGYDTRRRRWRHLDTCQYKTVLEAEVPWSESGSGFAALFEALIIDWLREASIQAVARQLRVSWNAIDRVMQGAVKRRLVRRQGQAPRVLSVDETAFARRHEYVTVVTGSRTWRCSARG, encoded by the coding sequence TTGCGGGCTCCCAGCCCGGGTTACGACACGCGGCGGCGCCGGTGGCGGCATCTGGACACTTGCCAGTACAAGACGGTGCTGGAGGCGGAGGTGCCGTGGTCGGAGTCGGGCTCGGGGTTTGCGGCCTTGTTTGAGGCGCTCATTATCGACTGGCTTAGGGAGGCGAGCATCCAGGCGGTGGCGCGGCAGTTGCGGGTGAGCTGGAATGCCATCGACCGGGTGATGCAGGGGGCGGTCAAGCGAAGGCTGGTGCGGCGCCAGGGCCAGGCGCCCCGCGTGCTCAGTGTGGACGAGACCGCTTTTGCCCGGCGGCACGAATACGTGACGGTGGTGACCGGATCAAGAACGTGGCGTTGTTCTGCACGTGGCTGA